ATAAAAACATATTATCATAGGAGTTTGCTAGTTTTTCTTTACCTATTGTAGTCTTTATTTTTGGAGAAACTGTATAAATTATTTCATCATTATGCTTAACTATGTTCTCAAAAGCTTCATCTTGAGCACTTAGATTAAAATCTCCAGCTATGATAATATCGTTCTCGCTCTCATCTAAATTTTGAAAATAGTCATAAACTTTATCCATTTTAAAGGCTTCCGCTCTTCTCTGTGACTCCTTTTTTCCAAAAATTGTATGAACCATAATCATAGTAAAATCAAAATTATCTATTTTGAAGTCTGCTCCATATGGTGGTCTTTCAAACTCATCTTTCTCATCTGGATAAAATCCTCTCTCCTGTAAAAAATTTACCCTCTCTTTTTTCCATACATATGCATAATACTCTTTATAACTATGCCTTCCAACTGAATAAGGAGATATGTGGTATTCCCATTTTTCACCACTCTCTTTTTCCAACTCTTTTACTAATTTTTCTAATCCCTCAACACTCATAACTTCAACAAGTCCAACTATATCAAAGTTTTTGAGTACATTGCTCAACAGCTTGTAATCTTTTTGACTTTTTCCTAATCTCAAAGTATTAAAAGAAGCTATATATGCCTCTTGAGCAAAAAGAGAAAAGGATAATAACAAATATAAAATAACTCTTTTTATCCCCACTATTTTTACCTCCTCTCTAGTTTTATTCAATATTATATCATTTTTTAGAAAAATTACTAAGTAAGAATTTGACTTTTTTTATTTTTTCAACTATAATT
This region of Fusobacterium sp. SYSU M8D902 genomic DNA includes:
- a CDS encoding endonuclease/exonuclease/phosphatase family protein yields the protein MVGIKRVILYLLLSFSLFAQEAYIASFNTLRLGKSQKDYKLLSNVLKNFDIVGLVEVMSVEGLEKLVKELEKESGEKWEYHISPYSVGRHSYKEYYAYVWKKERVNFLQERGFYPDEKDEFERPPYGADFKIDNFDFTMIMVHTIFGKKESQRRAEAFKMDKVYDYFQNLDESENDIIIAGDFNLSAQDEAFENIVKHNDEIIYTVSPKIKTTIGKEKLANSYDNMFLSKIYTQEFDGKSGALDFTKKKYKLMKEKISDHLPIFIVVNTEFDDD